In the genome of Pempheris klunzingeri isolate RE-2024b chromosome 3, fPemKlu1.hap1, whole genome shotgun sequence, one region contains:
- the mettl14 gene encoding N(6)-adenosine-methyltransferase non-catalytic subunit METTL14, translating into MNSRLQEIRERQKLRRQLLAQQLGAESADSIGAVLNSKDELKEIEETREICRASFDSLAAPAKRKSQTEGEDAEEDVEEQKDEVEVQQPDESNPYEEVYKDSSTFLKGTQSLNPHNDYCQHFVDTGHRPQNFIRDVGLADRFEEYPKLRELIRLKDELISTTNTPPMYLQADPEHFDLQDLKCKFDVILLEPPLEEYYRESGISHTERFWTWDDIMKLEIEEISALRSFVFLWCGSGEGLDLGRMCLRKWGFRRCEDICWIKTNKNNPGKTKALDPKAVFQRTKEHCLMGIKGTVRRSTDGDFIHANVDIDLIITEEPEMGNVEKPVEIFHIIEHFCLGRRRLHLFGRDSTIRPGWLTVGPTLTNSNFNPETYASHFSLPNSHLSGCTEEIERLRPKSPPAKLKSERGGGAPRGGRGGPNAGRGGDRGRERNRPNFRGDRGGFRGRGGPHRGFPPR; encoded by the exons atgaacaGTCGACTGCAAGAAATCCGCGAGCGACAAAAACTTAGGCGGCAGCTTTTAGCTCAACAG TTGGGAGCTGAAAGCGCAGACAGTATCGGAGCTGTCCTAAACAGTAAAGATGAATTAAAAGAGATAGAGGAGACAAGAGAAATATGCAG GGCTTCATTTGATAGCTTAGCCGCACCTGCCAAAAGGAAGTCACAAACGGAAGGAGAGGACGCAGAGGAAGATGTGGAAGAACAAAAG GATGAGGTGGAGGTGCAGCAGCCGGATGAAAGCAACCCTTATGAGGAGGTGTACAAGGACTCAAGTACTTTCCTAAAG gGTACCCAGAGTTTGAATCCTCACAATGACTACTGTCAGCACTTTGTCGACACAGGGCACAGGCCACAAAACTTCATAAGAGAtgttg GCTTGGCTGACCGGTTTGAAGAATACCCTAAACTTCGAGAGCTGATCAGGCTGAAGGACGAACTCATCTCCACCACCAACACCCCTCCCAT gtacCTCCAGGCTGACCCAGAGCACTTTGACCTGCAGGATTTGAAGTGCAAGTTCGATGTAATTCTGCTTGAGCCTCCCTTGGAGGAATACTACAGAGAGTCAGGCATCAGCCACACTGAACGTTTCTGGACCTGGGATGAC ATCATGAAACTGGAAATTGAGGAGATATCAGCTCTACgttcctttgtctttctctggTGTGGCTCTGGTGAAGGCCTGGACTTGGGCAGAATG TGTTTGAGGAAGTGGGGCTTTAGGCGATGTGAGGATATCTGTTGGATCAAAACCAACAAGAATAACCCAGGAAAGACCAAGGCACTGGACCCAAAAGCTGTATTCCAGAGGACAAAG GAACACTGTTTAATGGGGATCAAAGGAACAGTGCGTAGGAGCACTGATGGCGACTTCATCCATGCCAATGTGGACATCGACTTGATCATCACTGAGGAGCCTGAGATGGGAAATGTAGAGAAGCCTGTGGAGATCTTCCACATCATCGAGCATTTCTGTTTGGGCCGCAGGAGGTTACACCTGTTTGGACGAGATTCAACCATCAGACCAG GCTGGCTGACAGTGGGTCCTACTTTGACAAATAGTAACTTCAACCCAGAGACGTATGCCTCACACTTTTCCTTGCCTAACTCCCACCTGTCTGGCTGCACAGAGGAAATCGAGCGGCTGCGGCCCAAATCTCCCCCTGCTAAGCTGAAGTCCGAACGCGGCGGCGGGGCACCCAGGGGCGGACGTGGTGGGCCGAATGCAGGGAGGGGCGGAGACAGGGGCCGTGAAAGAAACCGACCAAATTTCCGTGGAGACAGGGGAGGGTTCAGGGGCAGGGGAGGGCCACATAGGGGCTTTCCACCTCGATAG
- the LOC139199302 gene encoding uncharacterized protein: MTSSSGNMTSPSVNMTAPPVNPTSQAVDLTSRPVNVTAPPVNMTSPPDIMSSPPPLNMISPPINMTSPPLNMTAPPIIVTSPPVNMTSPPQNMTSPPVTMTSPRVNVTSPQVTMTTPPVNVTSPPLNMTSLPLNMTSPPVNITSPPVTMTTPPVNVNSPPLNMTSPPVNMTSPPVTMTSPPVNLTSPQLNMTSPPVNMTSPLLNMTAPPIIVTSAPVNMTSPPQNMTSPPLTITSPPVTMTTPPVHITSPYVNVTSTPVNMTSPPVNVTSPPLNMASPSVTMTSTPVNMTSPPDNATSPPVTVTLPPVNMTSPPVTVTSPSVNVTSPPLNMTSPLVTMTSTPVNMTSPSVTMTLQPLNVTSPPVTMTLQPVNVTSPPVNMTSPPVTMTSPVNVTSPPLKMTSPPITMTSTPVNMTSPPDNVTSAPVNMTSPPVTITSPYVNVTSPPLNMTSPPVTVTSPFINVTSPPVNVTSPPLTMTSPPVNLTSPPVNMTSPTVTVTSPFINVTSLPLNMTPPPVTMTSPPVNMTSPPVNMTSPPSPNHDLNSSQHDFTTSNHDFTTTQCNLTNRHYGLTTSQYNVTTSQHDLTTTLHDLTSSYRNVTIHQCNLTTTQHDITTSHHDLTTS; encoded by the exons ATGACATCGTCATCAggcaacatgacatcaccatcaGTCAACATGACTGCACCACCAGTTAACCCAACCTCACAAGCGGTCGACTTGACTTCACGACCAGTCAATGTCACGGCACCACCAGTCAATATGACATCACCCCCAGACATAAtgtcatcaccaccaccactcaATATGATCTCACCACCGATCaacatgacttcaccaccacTCAACATGACTGCACCTCCAATCATTGTaacgtcaccaccagtcaacatgacatcaccaccacagaacatgacctcaccaccagtcaccatgacctcaccacGAGTCAATGTAACGTCACCACAAGTCACTATGACAacaccaccagtcaatgtaacctcaccaccGCTCAACATGACATCACTACCACTCaacatgacttcaccaccagtcaatataacatcaccaccagtcactATGACCacaccaccagtcaatgtaaactcaccaccactcaacatgacatcaccaccagttaacatgacttcaccaccagtaaccatgacctcaccaccagtcaattTAACATCACCACAACTCAACATGACTTCACCACCGGTCAACATGACTTCACCACTACTCAACATGACTGCACCTCCAATCATTGTAACATCAgcaccagtcaacatgacatcaccaccacagaacatgacctcaccaccactcACCATAACCTCACCACCAGTGACAATGACAACACCACCAGTCCATATAACGTCACCATATGTCAATGTAACATCaacaccagtcaacatgacttcaccaccagtcaatgtaacctcaccaccacTCAACATGGCCTCACCATCAGTAACCATGACCTCaacaccagtcaacatgacttcaccaccagACAATGCaacgtcaccaccagtcaccGTGACCTtaccaccagtcaacatgacatcaccaccagtcaccgTAACGTCACCATCTGTCAATGTAACATCACCAccactcaacatgacatcaccactaGTAACCATGACCTCaacaccagtcaacatgacttCACCATCAGTCACCATGACCTTACAACCACTCAATgtaacatcaccaccagtcaccatgACCTTACAACCAGTCAATgtaacatcaccaccagtcaacatgacatctCCACCAGTCACGATGACATCACCAGTCAATGTAACATCACCACCACTCAAAATGACCTCACCACCAATAACCATGACCTCaacaccagtcaacatgacttCACCACCTGACAATGTAACATCAgcaccagtcaacatgacatcaccaccggTCACCATAACGTCACCATATGTCAATGTAACATCACCGccactcaacatgacatcaccaccagtcaccgTAACGTCACCATTCatcaatgtaacctcaccaccagtcaatgtaacatcaccaccactcaccatgacctcaccaccagtcaacttgacatcaccaccagtcaacatgacatcaccaacaGTCACCGTAACATCACCATTCATCAATGTAACCTCACTACCACTCAACATGACACCACCACCAGTaaccatgacctcaccaccagttaacatgacttcaccaccagtcaacatgacctcaccacca TCACC taaCCATGACCTCAACAGCAGTCaacatgacttcaccaccagtaaccatgacttcaccaccacaCAATGTAACCTCACCAATCGTCACTATGgcctcaccaccagtcaatataacgtcaccaccagtcaacatgacctcaccaccactcTACATGACCTCACCAGCAGTTACCGTAACGTCACCATTCATCAATGTAACCTCACTAccactcaacatgacatcaccactagtcaccatgacctcaccaccagttaa